A single region of the Chryseobacterium sp. 6424 genome encodes:
- the ctlX gene encoding citrulline utilization hydrolase CtlX, giving the protein MQTTDTVLMIEPVAFGYNAQTAANNYFQIEQRGRDIQEKALQEFQGFVTKLQQKGIQVITVKDTLHPHTPDSIFPNNWVSFHRDGNVVLYPMFAPNRRVERRSDILDTLQSHGFRINKVDDWSSHEKNEKFLEGTGSMIFDHDHKIAYGSVSLRLDEHLFKKFCEAYHFRPVIFHSFQNANGERLPIYHTNVMMCVADRFVVICLDCIDNELEREKVQETIKSTGKEIIEISEDQLQQFAGNMLQVKNTTGEKFLIMSQTAYQSLKPTQVQAIEKHCEIISADLHTIETNGGGSARCMLAEVFLPKN; this is encoded by the coding sequence CTTCCAGATAGAACAGCGGGGCCGGGACATTCAGGAGAAAGCTTTGCAGGAATTCCAGGGCTTTGTCACAAAACTTCAGCAAAAAGGCATACAGGTGATCACCGTTAAAGATACCTTGCACCCACATACGCCCGACTCTATTTTCCCTAATAACTGGGTGAGTTTTCACCGTGATGGTAACGTAGTACTTTACCCGATGTTCGCGCCAAACCGCCGGGTAGAAAGACGTTCGGACATCCTTGATACATTACAGTCCCACGGATTCCGCATCAATAAAGTTGATGACTGGTCCTCGCATGAGAAAAACGAGAAGTTCCTGGAAGGTACCGGAAGCATGATTTTCGACCATGACCATAAAATTGCCTACGGCTCGGTTTCCCTACGCTTGGATGAGCATCTTTTCAAAAAATTTTGCGAGGCCTATCATTTCCGGCCAGTCATTTTTCATTCATTCCAAAATGCTAACGGCGAGCGGCTACCGATCTATCACACCAATGTGATGATGTGCGTCGCAGACCGCTTTGTAGTGATTTGCCTAGATTGTATTGATAATGAACTTGAGCGTGAAAAAGTACAGGAAACCATCAAATCTACCGGAAAAGAAATCATTGAAATCTCCGAAGACCAATTACAGCAGTTTGCGGGTAACATGCTTCAGGTAAAGAATACCACTGGAGAAAAATTCCTGATAATGAGCCAAACCGCGTATCAGTCGCTAAAACCAACGCAGGTACAAGCCATTGAAAAACACTGCGAAATCATCTCTGCAGACCTTCATACGATCGAAACAAACGGCGGCGGCAGCGCCAGATGTATGCTTGCAGAAGTTTTTTTGCCGAAAAATTAA